In the genome of Chloroflexota bacterium, one region contains:
- the holB gene encoding DNA polymerase III subunit delta', whose translation MWHIVGHEWAVALLSHSAKNGHPAHAYLLVGPSHIGKTTLALNYAQALNCLGSDVPCGHCLACRKIERGVHPDVRLMEPEGSVLKIDQVRALQHEVSLSPFEGRWRVYILPEFHRATTEAANCLLKTLEEPPPRVVIILTALRIEMLLPTVVSRCQVLSLRPLSLSQVQEALEAREVAPEAAVLLAHLSGGRIGWAIMAASNPALVERRARYLEMLENALERGRTYRMQMADQLSQHPENLPDILEMWLSWWRDVMLLSGGCKEEDIANLDRIMVLRQQAKRTGVKVARSAIQTLCATADRLEHNVNPRLAMEALLLSLPSLGA comes from the coding sequence ATGTGGCACATCGTGGGACATGAGTGGGCGGTTGCTCTCCTATCCCATAGCGCTAAAAATGGTCATCCGGCGCATGCTTACTTGCTTGTAGGGCCGTCCCATATTGGAAAAACAACACTGGCACTGAACTATGCTCAGGCGCTCAATTGCCTCGGCAGTGACGTGCCCTGCGGTCACTGTTTAGCGTGCCGCAAGATCGAGCGCGGCGTCCACCCCGACGTGCGATTGATGGAGCCGGAGGGCAGCGTGCTGAAGATTGACCAAGTGCGCGCCCTACAACACGAAGTGTCTCTCTCTCCTTTCGAGGGTCGCTGGCGCGTGTACATCCTGCCGGAGTTTCACCGCGCCACCACCGAGGCAGCCAACTGCCTGCTCAAGACCCTGGAAGAGCCTCCCCCGCGAGTCGTTATCATCCTGACTGCCCTTCGGATCGAGATGCTCTTACCGACGGTGGTGTCCCGTTGCCAAGTACTAAGCCTGCGACCATTGTCCCTCAGTCAGGTGCAGGAGGCTCTCGAGGCCCGGGAGGTAGCGCCAGAAGCCGCTGTGCTATTGGCACATCTATCGGGAGGGCGGATTGGCTGGGCTATCATGGCCGCCAGCAATCCTGCTTTAGTGGAAAGAAGAGCCCGCTACTTGGAAATGTTAGAGAATGCATTGGAGAGGGGACGGACTTACCGAATGCAGATGGCGGACCAACTCAGCCAACATCCGGAAAATCTGCCCGATATCCTGGAGATGTGGCTTTCTTGGTGGCGCGATGTAATGCTGCTCAGTGGGGGTTGCAAGGAAGAGGATATCGCCAACTTGGACCGCATTATGGTGCTCCGGCAGCAGGCCAAGCGTACCGGAGTGAAGGTAGCACGCAGTGCTATCCAAACCCTTTGTGCTACGGCGGACCGTCTGGAGCACAACGTCAATCCCCGGTTGGCAATGGAGGCCCTGTTGCTTAGCCTTCCCTCTCTAGGGGCCTAA